The Juglans regia cultivar Chandler chromosome 16, Walnut 2.0, whole genome shotgun sequence nucleotide sequence CTCTCTTGTCCGAATGAGAACTAAATATGGGGAAAACCACAGAATTGAAGACACCAGTCCAAAAGTGGTCAGAAAAAAGATGACCGTGATCCCTCAGAATGTTAAAAAGCACTTCCAAAGAACTCTTTCTTATAGCCGATCTGGGGTCAGATGTTAGTTTTGACAACCCTGAAACAATTGAAGTAAGAATATCATATACTTGAAACGAAAAAAGAAGCATTGAAAACCCAACCAGCCCCGACCGCCCAAAAAACAGTGCATCAGTCTTCATACGGAATAGAAAGTGCCGAAAGAAGACACAGGTTATCACCATAACATTAAGGCTCACATGTAGGGGTTATCACCATAACATATAAATCCGTATGGAGACTAATGATGTTATGGGTAATGTGAAAGTCAACGCCCAAAATGGACTTGGTTTGATAATTGTAACTATAAAAAGTGCCATTTttactcagtttaaaattagataactGAAATAATCTATATACATAGAGTTACAACATAGATCCCTGCATGCATTTAGATAAGATCATAGATCAGTCACTCTGTCAGTAGTCAGGTTCTGCCATCAATCATGACCGGCATGCAGTTCTAGCTTTCGCTGTGAATCAAGTTACCTATTAGCAATGGGACCCAAAAGGATGTGTGCTCGTCTTTATCAGTAAAAGTATGTATATCTGAAGCATCTGCATCTCCAACTGGATTGAATGAACAATCAACCTTGCTGTTCTCATTCCAAACTAGTCCTCCCTCAGCAAGCTTCACAGCACAGAAGTGGAGAAATGCAATGGCATTGAGGCTAACGTCACTAATAGATCTGCTATTTGCAAATGTTATGAGGCACCTAAAGCAATCTGTAAAAGTCATCGTCTCCGTCTCTGTAGCATAAGATAAATATTCTCGTACTATTTTTTCCAGTGTCTCAAAGGCCAACAAGACTATACTCTTCTGCTCATCAGCTGCAGCAGCTGTAAAAACCTAAGAAACCAACAGAACTGCGTAAGAAGCAAGACACTTGAAGACAGAATCAGCCGCTTCTCTAGCAGTTTTGAAGGATAAtttaacatcatttttcccCTCTAGAACAAAATGGGATATGTGGATGGACCGACCAGTTTTTTCAAATAGGGAGATTCAATGAGTCAACTGGTGACGGCTAAGTCCATCCATCCGTACTATCACATGCAAcatacaaaataatttctcaagAATCAGTAGGTGAAAATATCCCGTTTCTTGCCAGAAttccaattaatttttatgtaatgtGGGCTAAAACATCTATGACATCAGAAATTGATAAACCAATGCCAACATACCATAAGAACACTTTTCCAGCCAGATTTTACATTACTAACACGGCTGAGGACCATCTGTGAGATGCACCGTACTATTAGCTCCCTGATTTCTGTAGAGCTGCTTTTCTGCATAACAATCACAAATGGTTGAAGAAATTCGTTCTGGAAGTTGTAATTTGCCAATTCCTCGCGCTCTAAAAATTTCATAGCAAGCTGCCTCAGGGAATCCATGACAAATATTGCCACTGAGAGATTTTCTGACAGTCCAACTGAAACAAAGAAATCAGAGAGAACATTCCATATGCGAGACCACACTAATCTGATGCGATTCATGTTATAGTGCCTGCAAAAGAGCAAGATATAATCATAAAATCCATACCACTCTCATTGGGAGTCCGGGACAAGTgaggtatttaaaaaatacactaatactctaataagaaaatcaaaataaaagaggttCCCTTGGAACTCCAGCAACTGGCCATCAACATTTGGTTCATTAAAACTCATCGAGTCTAATGCATCAAGATTACATTAGATGTAAAGATTTGCTATTATTACATTCTCATACCGCATCAAATCTAAGAAAAATCATGAATTCGCAAAATAATCATCAAATAACGGGGGGAATCTTACGCTATCTCGACTAGCTTTGTCAGGCTGAATACCCGAGGGTCTGTTGGAGACTGCAACTCTGCCATGGAAACTTTGCACAGGGACTTAACAAAAGCTATTATTGCTTCACTGTTCAGCCTTTGGCTATGAGCAAATACATGGTTCAACTCAAAATTCCCAATCTGGTCCAGCAAATTCAAGTTTGAAATGAAGTTATTAATCTGTTCTGGAGTTACTAATCCTGAAGTATTGACTCCAACAGTGGTGCTGTCATATGAGACCCCGCGAACAACAGCCACCACAGCTGGATTCTGTAGAGTTCCTTTCTTCTTTAAATTAGGAAAACCTAACGGTTTTGGTGTTTTTTCCTCTATTTCACCATTAGAAACAGTAAGAAATGATGCATCAGTCGGTGCGCCCTCACCCAACAGTTGCAGATGCTCAATTCGGGAAAGGCATGTTAATATGTGTTCCCATGCTTCTTGAAGAAAATTACCATCTTCGATGGCAATTGATATTATTGCCTGTACGGAAGAAAAAATGTAGGTAAAAGAGCATTGCATGGGGaatgaatgaaataaattatggtACAAcaatcttaacatctaaataaaCTTGACTCGTATTGGAACGATCCTAAATGAGATATTCCACTCTGTTTAATGAATTATATATGGCTAAATGTCTGGAAAGAAAAGGCATAAAATTACAGTGCACAAAGATCCAATCAGTTCCACCTTTAAATGCATATGTTCTACCCTTAATTTATTCCTGCACTGGCTCATCTTTTGAACAAAACTGTGGAGCAAGATTTTCCACAACCATTGCATGCTTACCTTCACagcatcaacatttttttgcTTCATATCTGCTGCAGCACAATGTAGATAAGTAAACTTGGCTACAGATGTCACAAAAGCATCTCTCTGGGTCTGCAGCCCCATCACTGCAGTAGCATGTGCAGCATGTCGAAAGCCCTGTAAGCATTGAGAAGTAGTATGCCTGTCAATGCTTTGATCAAGCGTTACACTGAATGCAGCCAGCATAGGACCCCAGCAAACCTCAAGCATAAACCTCAATATTGCTACATCAGTGACAGCATGATAAACTGACCTGTGACATCAAAGGATAGTGAATTTCTAATCATAACAGGGCTCAAGGAAAGGACATTTCAGGGCtcgagagaaaataaaataaaaaactgaaaacatAGGTGTCTCACTTTCACTGGATAAAATGTCCTCAATCATCAACCTATGTATCTCATTCtgtggcagagagagagagagagagagagagagagagagagagagagagagagagagagagagagagagagagagagcgtgttCTTTCAATGTAATATAGAACATTGTATAACTCTAATGGAAGATCTGCAAGCTACTGGTAGTATGGAAGAAGTGAGGgatttaggctacgtttggatagtgaggtgatcttagatgatctgtgaatagtagagAAAAAGTGGTGAAAATGTAATGATACAATATTGAATagtgtgaatagtagtaaaaagtaggtgaaaaataataataaaatattgaatagtccactacccaaacacagccttataCATCAAAGGATGAGGAAAAAACTAGTCATGAGTAATGAAGAGCGGGCTACATTAACAACGGAGGTGTTTTAGAGGAAAATGTCAAGGGCTCTATAGTTGAGGGTGTATGGGgcacaaagtttttccattgAGTGGCTAGCTCAAATTTAGGTTGCGCCTTTATGCTTTTTAATGAagttaacttataaaaaaaatgaccaaGCAGAAAGATTATATGCCCTAAAACCACAGCAACACATCCCATCCTCCCAAGCCCCATTGATCCTCTTGTCACAACAAGACCCTCCTTGTAAATGACTTACAAGTTCCAAAATGTAATGTAAAAACAGCTATTAATTATGTCATATCTCAGCTTACTCAGATTTTCCAGATTTTTCCTTAAACTGCTCCTGGATGTGCCTTATGAGAAGCCCATTTGCGCCCAATGCTTTCTCTTCAATTTGCTTCCCAGTGACTAGATTGAGTATGCCACCCACGCCCAATAATCTATTAAAGCTGCTAGCTTGTTTGCTCTGTGGTGCAGAAGACTCATCAGTCATCTTAATTTCAGTTCtaataatttgatcataaatggTGCCAAGATACTCTTCTGGTAAATCCTTTCCATCATCTATTCCTCGGTTGTTTCTGATAAAATCAGACTTCGTCATCTGGTTAGCCAACCAATGCAGGAAGGAATCGTAAGaggataattatttttatgtgtcataagagaataaaaattaGTCCTACATTCATAATTaatcaaaaacaaattttcCATATTGTTTTTCTTGAACTTAGGTAAAAAACATTATATGTTCTTTTTATAGACATGTTCATGTTCTATTAAGTACTTTAATCCATTATTTACAATCTTCCAGAAAGATAACAAATGAGATCTTGGGAGATCTTATATCACGTCTTTAATGAAGACactattttaaattcaataaaaaaccacccacaaataaatattcattcCAAAATTGACGTAGATACATCAGTAGTAATGGAGAAATTAAAAGGTTTGAAAGAGGACAGATTGATAAAGGTTGAGCATACCTTATCTTTTGCCATGTTATTATGGGCATCTGTGTTGAGCATTATCACAGAGTAGGCAAGAACATAAGCAGTATCAGCACTAGTAAATGAGTTTGGGTTGCATTTACAATAGCCCTCAGCAAACTTCTCCATGATGCGGTCAATCTTCTGCGCCTCTCCAGGTAACCTGAAGCCCCTGAGGAAAAACCTTATAGCTTCACCAAAATCCATTCCTTCAAAATTAAATGAGTCTACATAAGCATGCATGACCTTTAAAGAAAATTCCTCCCTTTCACCCATATAGTCACCAATCATGGTTTCATTGAGGCCAGAAGCATTCTTCAGGAAATAAGCCACGGCTTCTGGAGAACCACCAATTCTTTTGGTACTTATCAGAAACTGAATTCCCTTGGAAGGTTTCCTATTGAAAAAAGAGATACCTTTCTGCAATTAACCCAAAGGTTGTCACTAAAGAATGAACCAAAATATATCCtggataaggaaaaaaaatgacagaAAAGTTGGAGTAATAGGGATAAGAAAGTTATAGCACAGCAACCAATCAACTGAAAGGATAAATTATAAATGGACCTCCTAGGACAGCAGATTATTAATAGGTGCATACTCTATCAGTACATATTATAAATGGCAGATATAATATTGCCAGAGTGATTATGCTGCCACTCCAAAAAAACAATACTAAACCTGGAGTCCAATTTTATAAGCTCGGTGTTGCTCAAGGGTAGAAGCATCAGATATTTCAGAATTCACTTCTGGATGTAGCTCATAGTCAGGAGCAGTTCCATCTTCTCCATATAGGGTCAAATTAGTATCACTTTCATAACTCTTTCGCAGATACGAGTCTCCTAATCTGAGATGTTGGTCCATCCAGGCTCCCATTGACTTAATGATGCTAACTAAGCACTTTACCGATTCATGCCGAAAAGTGATATCCTGTGCTGGAGACAACGTTGTTGCTGAACCAGAAGGTGGTCCTAGAGCAGTTTTCAGGAGGCCATTGACAACCCTGAAAATATCTGATGGAATTATAAGGGTTTTAATACATTTTACTAAACACAATTCCAAAAGTTAACAATGGGAAaggtttaaaataatatattatatatgagagagagagagagaaacacccAATGAGTTATAATCCcttgatacaaaaaaaaaaacaggattAAATAGCttcaaaatagagaaaatgggTTCAATCTAGGACATATGAACATTGGAAAAACCTTGAGTAGTCTAATGTAACCCAATGATCCAGAGTTAAAATCAGGCACAATTTAGATTCAAATAGAACTCCAAACATGGCCTCTAAAGGGATTGTAAGGGGAATGATCCATATTGGTCCCACCGATGATACTCCTCCAAGGGGTCCTTGATTCTTCTCACCCAACTGACATACTAAGAAGGTGCGATAGTTGGCAGTTCAATAAGTTGCTAATAACATTGGAAAATAATTCACTACAGTCAACTTCCGTTGGCAACTTCAGATCCAGAACCTTCCAGTAAGTTGAAGTGTGGGAGGAGTTCTGTTgtattaaaattcaaaatagaattttACAGAAAAGGCCTGCAGTCAAGATCCTCAGATTGCAAGGCAATATTTCTCCCTTTCATTCAATATGCTCAACTAAGCTCTAAACAATCTATAATCATCATTTTCAAGATATTTCTTTGGCCATGAAATTGCAttacattttaaattcttatgagtctctggaaattttttatgtgttcCCTGTTTagttggttttcagctattgtactTAATGGAGGGGCGGTACATGAGTTTGTGTCCTCGTTTTTCTAgctttagaatgtatttaggtatttcttttgtatacttcctgtgtacctaGGCTGCGCCTATtgcatttgatgaataaaatttttacttatcaaaagaaaaattcttatgAGCAAGAACAGAACTCCCACTATTCTACCTTGAAGTGATTATCAGAGTTGcaatcttcaaatccaaactcctaaataaaacaaaaaataactaaacaaCATAGGAGTATTTTGCCCATGCCCAGTTATCATTTTTGAGCTTATAAGATTTGTTAATTAAGAGCCTCTAATAATAGCCTTCAGGAGAAACTTCTTACAGATTCCCTTCATCTTACAtatgtttttggaaaatgtggtTAATAACCTCCTCTGCTTTGCCCAGGTTGAGATGCAGTCATTGTGCTCCTTTTTTTAAGGAGTAACATTCTCTGTTATGACAAGTTTGGGATCAAGTCCCTCTGTTAGAAATTCCATCCACgtggaaaattattttttcttatttctaaaaacaaaactaaaattaaatatatacgaacctttttataaaaaaaaaatgttgcatCAAGGGGAAGTCTCCCCTCCCCGCCTAGCCACCACAAGGTATATGGCCACCCTTGTGGTGGCCAAGCTCAAGTCACCTAGTGGTGGCTGACCAGGCTACCCCATGGTGGCTAGAGCACATGAGCTATGGCCACCACCTTGTGGCCAAGGGAGGAGGAGAGACCTGCCTTCCAAGTgcctcttttttgtttttttttttttttaactttttaaaaaataatttattatgattttatcttttattttaatttcattcattggaataagaaaaacaatttcCATGTGGTAGTCATGTTCTCTGTTAGTTAAGGTGGATGGACTTTCTAAAGGAGGGgcttgatttaaaaatatcGAAGCACGGGTTAGAAAAATGCACAAAGGCCAAATCTCAACCTGAGCAAAGCACAAGGGGTTATTAACCAagttttcctaaattttttacTTCTAAATTATGTGTGATTAATGTAGGATTCGCATGATGTACCCACCGAACCCTCACACCCATGTGGAGTCATACTAATTTGTGAGGCAAATACTACGTTTAGTTTATAACTTTGAGGGCACATTACTCAAAGTGTAAATAGTTATCTACCTGTATTCCGTGAGCCCAAagaaaaagtcacaaaatattaattaagggTCAGTGCAGTAACAGTATTAAAGACTTCCTTCAAGAGAGTTAAATCTAGGGAAACTGTGAAAATGAAGAGGATGCCTGTATACTACTCCCCACACAAACTAAAGATCTTCctctttcaatttcattaaaataaaaataaaaaattgaataagtaaaattcattaaaaaaaatgactccATAAAAATCCCTAATCTAAGGACAATAGTGACACAGATATAAAGAAGTGTAATACCTTTCGAAAATGTTTGGAGCATCAACATCGCAGTCATAGTTGACAAATATGTCTACGATAATCTGGGGATCTTGAGAGACCTTCTCCAATAATTTGAGGACAGTCATTTTCTGCAAGAAACTTGGCTGGAGCACATTCTCAAGTACGCGGAGGACAAGCATGGGAAAAAATATACCAATTTCTGCTTTCAACCCTGATCTAAATTTTGATAGAAGGCTCATAAATA carries:
- the LOC109006673 gene encoding brefeldin A-inhibited guanine nucleotide-exchange protein 1 isoform X2; amino-acid sequence: MTAMLMLQTFSKDIFRVVNGLLKTALGPPSGSATTLSPAQDITFRHESVKCLVSIIKSMGAWMDQHLRLGDSYLRKSYESDTNLTLYGEDGTAPDYELHPEVNSEISDASTLEQHRAYKIGLQKGISFFNRKPSKGIQFLISTKRIGGSPEAVAYFLKNASGLNETMIGDYMGEREEFSLKVMHAYVDSFNFEGMDFGEAIRFFLRGFRLPGEAQKIDRIMEKFAEGYCKCNPNSFTSADTAYVLAYSVIMLNTDAHNNMAKDKMTKSDFIRNNRGIDDGKDLPEEYLGTIYDQIIRTEIKMTDESSAPQSKQASSFNRLLGVGGILNLVTGKQIEEKALGANGLLIRHIQEQFKEKSGKSESVYHAVTDVAILRFMLEVCWGPMLAAFSVTLDQSIDRHTTSQCLQGFRHAAHATAVMGLQTQRDAFVTSVAKFTYLHCAAADMKQKNVDAVKAIISIAIEDGNFLQEAWEHILTCLSRIEHLQLLGEGAPTDASFLTVSNGEIEEKTPKPLGFPNLKKKGTLQNPAVVAVVRGVSYDSTTVGVNTSGLVTPEQINNFISNLNLLDQIGNFELNHVFAHSQRLNSEAIIAFVKSLCKVSMAELQSPTDPRVFSLTKLVEIAHYNMNRIRLVWSRIWNVLSDFFVSVGLSENLSVAIFVMDSLRQLAMKFLEREELANYNFQNEFLQPFVIVMQKSSSTEIRELIVRCISQMVLSRVSNVKSGWKSVLMVFTAAAADEQKSIVLLAFETLEKIVREYLSYATETETMTFTDCFRCLITFANSRSISDVSLNAIAFLHFCAVKLAEGGLVWNENSKVDCSFNPVGDADASDIHTFTDKDEHTSFWVPLLIGLSKLTSDPRSAIRKSSLEVLFNILRDHGHLFSDHFWTGVFNSVVFPIFSSHSDKREKQVEDQEYSPASRSLHSEGSRWDSETSVVAAQCLVDLFLNFFDVVRSQLPGVVSILAGFIRNPVQGLASTGVAALMRLASDLCNRLSLHEWKEIFLALKEAATSTVPVLMTALRSMDNIEVPDNAQSYADLETSSDHMLTNDDLNDGNLQTARYAVSRIKSHIATQLHIVQVVTDLTHPESLSVDNIVILQGIFSFISSHAHELNSEKILQKKLPIVCSILGLSEPPLVHFENESYQNYLNFLQKLLADNPSVSEEMNIEAELVVVCQKILEIYLNYTGSHSDEQNSENLRVLHCNVPLGQAKKEELGARTSLVVSALWGLNGLDTESFRRYVSQLFPLLVDLVQSEHSSGEVQRVLSNVFQSCIGPIIME
- the LOC109006673 gene encoding brefeldin A-inhibited guanine nucleotide-exchange protein 1 isoform X1; translation: MSASQTLGGPSRCGRVLGPYLDKIIKNAAWRKHSHLVSACKSTLDVLELLSDSPSPDVASPLFGLSSSHADSLLQPLILALDSAYVKVVEPVLDCAFSLFSLNLIRAEIDRPDPSSNNTSSLVSNNTSSVYKMIDGVCRSAGLGEEAIELGVLRVLLSAVRSPGVFIRGDYLVHVVRTCYNVYLGGLNGTNQICAKSVLAQMMVIVFTRVEHDSMDLGAPFRRVSVAELLEFTDKNLNEGRSIHFSQNFINEVMDASASEGLAEKNTQLPITSSLSEQNGNGHMQTSNKVDEMNESTDGGSEIIEDGFLIFKNLCKWSMKFSSQEHPDDQIFLRGKILSLELLNVVMGNGGALWRTNERFLDAIKQCLCLSLLKNSPLSVMAIFQLQCSIFMSLLSKFRSGLKAEIGIFFPMLVLRVLENVLQPSFLQKMTVLKLLEKVSQDPQIIVDIFVNYDCDVDAPNIFERVVNGLLKTALGPPSGSATTLSPAQDITFRHESVKCLVSIIKSMGAWMDQHLRLGDSYLRKSYESDTNLTLYGEDGTAPDYELHPEVNSEISDASTLEQHRAYKIGLQKGISFFNRKPSKGIQFLISTKRIGGSPEAVAYFLKNASGLNETMIGDYMGEREEFSLKVMHAYVDSFNFEGMDFGEAIRFFLRGFRLPGEAQKIDRIMEKFAEGYCKCNPNSFTSADTAYVLAYSVIMLNTDAHNNMAKDKMTKSDFIRNNRGIDDGKDLPEEYLGTIYDQIIRTEIKMTDESSAPQSKQASSFNRLLGVGGILNLVTGKQIEEKALGANGLLIRHIQEQFKEKSGKSESVYHAVTDVAILRFMLEVCWGPMLAAFSVTLDQSIDRHTTSQCLQGFRHAAHATAVMGLQTQRDAFVTSVAKFTYLHCAAADMKQKNVDAVKAIISIAIEDGNFLQEAWEHILTCLSRIEHLQLLGEGAPTDASFLTVSNGEIEEKTPKPLGFPNLKKKGTLQNPAVVAVVRGVSYDSTTVGVNTSGLVTPEQINNFISNLNLLDQIGNFELNHVFAHSQRLNSEAIIAFVKSLCKVSMAELQSPTDPRVFSLTKLVEIAHYNMNRIRLVWSRIWNVLSDFFVSVGLSENLSVAIFVMDSLRQLAMKFLEREELANYNFQNEFLQPFVIVMQKSSSTEIRELIVRCISQMVLSRVSNVKSGWKSVLMVFTAAAADEQKSIVLLAFETLEKIVREYLSYATETETMTFTDCFRCLITFANSRSISDVSLNAIAFLHFCAVKLAEGGLVWNENSKVDCSFNPVGDADASDIHTFTDKDEHTSFWVPLLIGLSKLTSDPRSAIRKSSLEVLFNILRDHGHLFSDHFWTGVFNSVVFPIFSSHSDKREKQVEDQEYSPASRSLHSEGSRWDSETSVVAAQCLVDLFLNFFDVVRSQLPGVVSILAGFIRNPVQGLASTGVAALMRLASDLCNRLSLHEWKEIFLALKEAATSTVPVLMTALRSMDNIEVPDNAQSYADLETSSDHMLTNDDLNDGNLQTARYAVSRIKSHIATQLHIVQVVTDLTHPESLSVDNIVILQGIFSFISSHAHELNSEKILQKKLPIVCSILGLSEPPLVHFENESYQNYLNFLQKLLADNPSVSEEMNIEAELVVVCQKILEIYLNYTGSHSDEQNSENLRVLHCNVPLGQAKKEELGARTSLVVSALWGLNGLDTESFRRYVSQLFPLLVDLVQSEHSSGEVQRVLSNVFQSCIGPIIME